The following nucleotide sequence is from Pseudomonadota bacterium.
TGCTGGCGGAGAGCTGCAGGAGGGAGTGGCGGCATTTCTGGAAAAACGTCCGCCAAAGTTTTAATCGGATTTGTTGTTCCTGATTGCTTTGACAGCTTTCAGCAGTTGCTCAATATCCAATTGATCGGCCAGGGAAAGCAGAGCTTCCCGGCGGAAGGAAAAATCCGGCAAAAAAGGCAGTTCTCCCAGTATGGGAACCGAATCGAATTCTCTGATAAGTTCGGAAAAATTTTGTTCGGCAATGCCGGGATTGCCGGTAGCATGATTGATAATAATGCCGACAACGGGAATTTTGGCCTGGCGTAGTCGGGACAGGGTCAACAGGGTTTGGTTGATGCCGCCCAGGGCGGAACGACAGACTACCAGTGCCGGTAGCTGCAGGTCGCTGATAAGGTTTTCCACCAGATAACCGGGACACAGGGGTACCATTAAACCACCGGCACCTTCCACCAGGGTAAATTCATGTTGATGAAGGTGTTCACGCACGGTATTCAGCAGAGTTTTATGGCTGACTACCTGCTGCTGGCGCCGGGCGGCCAGCAGCGGAGCCAGCGGTTCCCTGAATCGGAAAGGGATGATCTCTTCCAGGGAATGAGGCAGGCCGG
It contains:
- the bioD gene encoding dethiobiotin synthase, with amino-acid sequence MNQPKGLFITGTDTGIGKTLAAAILAVALQQRLPQGFSYLKPMESGIQNLEDLSRKSDGARVKKTAGLPHSLEEIIPFRFREPLAPLLAARRQQQVVSHKTLLNTVREHLHQHEFTLVEGAGGLMVPLCPGYLVENLISDLQLPALVVCRSALGGINQTLLTLSRLRQAKIPVVGIIINHATGNPGIAEQNFSELIREFDSVPILGELPFLPDFSFRREALLSLADQLDIEQLLKAVKAIRNNKSD